Proteins co-encoded in one Vidua macroura isolate BioBank_ID:100142 chromosome 13, ASM2450914v1, whole genome shotgun sequence genomic window:
- the NOL8 gene encoding nucleolar protein 8 yields the protein MEKEQVSKRLYVGGLGHTISKAELEEKFGKFGRVLEAEIITRKDDQGNPTKTFAYISVNISDADLRKCMSVLNKTKWKGGTLQIELAKASFLHRLATEREEAKLQKEKPQRNDQMCLLESLKKKGVVDFHMRAVPGTEVPDHKKWVVGKFGRVLPILHLRNQQKNKVVKYDPSKYCHNLRKLEPELAHAAPVSQLTWSLEGGDDSVTRKRRGEFPGMRKPPEKRRQLGREALNGAAVSVLCPPKHTDSPQLGQRSKPKPGEELELPPARRLDRKISKNANGVTAKNNTSVSDSDLDSEEEIRAMVKKEAERQKAENVETESEHLEIVGDNFELKYSSHWSLSNSDTMTKTIKGSNKEEETTECDNGYDSADTDEIIAESKTPEDSKQGRVKNKEILAKKKSGLVKSSSLKPCSLKEEHIERKGKIKKSRIAALQSTAASSTTETCDSDSSSSEAEKGESEISSDYESMMQNCYHLELTLDDLKALATENTGTPVEASGSEQSPCQSSIEDNPKGNTVNKPKLSKFHPAVKKKNICPEDILADILVGEEDAVEESSKGQNNSHLKYQPFRGMRSLCVKELSKDSTGLKKKSVENLGVEACTSYFGEESSKNQPKNRPLYSLEVSSKKTHKVPCEQHEELPAAATSAGQRLQPGSRPHLQGKNKGVSSLQDQNSEHRAAAASTDHGDGSSDMDSDAAGAREHIKQQLKSPKPLSKTLKRNTSKENTECEGNKRGNENTSLLEDKKLCLSAAASKKPSTIEKQLQDNQRRLAALEERHRERELQKKLIQGALSNLDRQPAGQHKHIIFDSDVEDEAEVDEMLKKDASLGNGHGEDKSAPKPSSRLFESSEDEQEDMDDERFKIKPQFEGKAGEKLLQLQSRFGTDERFRMDARFLESDSEEEAQTNSLKTDEEEELAAEKKKNLQILGSLLNINMEQPKPNKTATSVKKFKDINALRYDPTREDHAVFERKQSATEKESKAKRKKKEENETLPQVSEEIYYDIAADLKDLFGSLKNKPEKTVEIPWDKEDVQDSAPDDHLGPLPENNTAQEPSAFKFSFFGDTEELGIKEEPYILGTIKPVKVTWQEDPRFQDSSSEGDDEPEMSEIEKDREMFLSLPRSESARVFFFSKDDERLREGPKLFCRSAELSEEKESWEDRRRLLLEECRKKHKDAKRKVRAKQ from the exons ATGGAGAAGGAACAGGTTTCCAAACGTCTGTATGTTGGAGGGCTTGGCCATACGATTTCCAAGGctgagctggaagaaaaatttgGCAAGTTTGGGCGTGTTTTGGAGGCAGAGATTATTACCAGGAAAGATGATCAGG GCAATCCTACAAAAACTTTTGCTTACATCAGTGTCAACATTTCTGATGCAGATCTGAGAAAGT GCAtgtcagttttaaataaaacaaaatggaaaggGGGGACACTGCAAATTGAGTTGGCCAAAGCAAGCTTTTTGCACAG GCTGGCCACGGAGAGGGAGGAAGCaaagctgcagaaggaaaaaccacagagaaatgACCAAATGTGTCTGTTGGAATCACTGAAGAAGAAGGGAGTTGTGGACTTCCACATGAGAGCAGTACCAGGTACAGAGGTGCCAGATCATAAG aaatgggTTGTTGGAAAATTTGGCAGAGTCTTGCCTATCCTGCACCTCAGgaatcaacaaaaaaataaa GTGGTCAAGTATGACCCCTCAAAGTATTGCCACAACCTGAGGAagctggagccagagctggcaCATGCAGCTCCTGTATCCCAGCTCACCTGGAGCCTGGAAGGGGGAGATGACAGCGTGACCAGGAAACGGCGAggggaattccctgggatgaGGAAACCACCGGAGAAAAGGAGGCAGCTGGGCAGAGAGGCCCTGAATGGAGCAGCTGTGTCTGTCCTCTGTCCTCCAAAACACACAGACTCACCCCAGCTGGGCCAAAGATCAAAACCTAAACCTGGTGAGGAGTTGGAATTGCCTCCAGCAAGGAGACTGGATAGGAAAATATCTAAAAACGCTAATGGAGTTACAGCCAAAAATAATACCAGTGTTTCTGATAGCGACCTTGATTCTGAAGAGGAGATCAGAGCAATGGTAAAGAAagaggcagaaagacaaaaagctgaaaatgttgAGACTGAAAGTGAGCACTTGGAAATTGTTGGagataattttgaattaaaatacaGTAGCCACTGGTCCTTAAGCAATTCGGATACCATGACGAAAACTATCAAAGGAAGTAACAAAGAGGAAGAGACTACGGAATGTGATAATGGTTATGATTCAGCAGATACTGATGAAATTATTGCTGAAAGTAAAACTCCAGAAGACTCTAAACAGGGGAgggtgaaaaataaagaaatactagctaaaaaaaaaagtggtttggTAAAAAGCTCCTCACTGAAACCTTGCAGTTTAAAAGAAGAACACattgaaagaaaagggaaaattaaaaaatccagaattGCTGCCTTGCAGAGTACGGCAGCCAGCAGTACAACAGAGACATGTGATAGTGACAGCTCTTCTTCAGAGGCTGAGAAAGGGGAGTCTGAAATCAGCTCTGATTATGAGTCTATGATGCAAAACTGTTACCACTTAGAACTAACCTTGGATGACTTAAAAGCATTGGCTACAGAAAACACTGGGACACCTGTAGAGGCGTCAGGCAGTGAACAGAGTCCTTGTCAGTCCAGCATTGAAGATAATCCCAAGGGTAATACTGTAAATAAACCAAAACTTTCTAAATTTCAccctgcagttaaaaaaaaaaacatctgtcCTGAAGATATACTGGCTGATATTTTAGTAGGGGAGGAGGATGCTGTTGAGGAGAGCTCCAAGGGACAGAATAATTCACATTTGAAGTATCAGCCCTTCAGAGGAATGAGGTCCCTCTGTGTAAAAGAGTTAAGTAAGGACAGCACTGGCTTAAAGAAGAAGTCTGTAGAAAATTTGGGAGTTGAAGCTTGTACATCTTATTTTGGGGAGGAATCATCTAAAAATCAGCCAAAGAACCGTCCCTTGTATTCACTTGAAGTCAGCAGCAAAAAGACACACAAAGTGCCTTGTGAACAGCATGAGGAactgccagctgctgccacctcagcaggtcagagactTCAGCCTGGTTCCAGGCCTCATTTGCAAGGCAAGAACAAAGGTGTGAGTTCTCTACAAGACCAAAattcagagcacagagctgctgctgccagtacTGATCATGGTGATGGGAGCAGTGACATGGACAGTGATGCTGCAGGGGCCCGGGAGCACATtaaacagcagctgaagagcCCAAAACCGCTTTCCAAAACATTAAAGAGGAatacaagcaaagaaaatacagaatgtgAAGGTAATAAACGTGGAAATGAGAACACAAGCCTTCTGGAAGATAAGAAGCTTTGTCTTAGTGCTGCTGCCTCAAAGAAGCCCAGTACAATAGAGAAACAGCTCCAGGACAACCAGAGGaggctggcagctctggaagagagacacagagagagggaATTACAGAAGAAACTAATTCAAGGAGCTCTTTCAAATCTG GACAGGCAGCCAGCAGGACAGCACAAACACATCATATTCGATTCCGATGTGGAAGATGAAGCTGAAGTGGATGAGATGTTGAAAAAGGATGCAAGTTTGGGAAATGGGCATGGAGAA GATAAGTCAGCTCCCAAACCTTCGAGCAGACTGTTTGAGAGCAGTGAGGATGAGCAAGAGGATATGGATGATGAGCGATTCAAAATTAAACCCCAGTTTGAAGGCAAAGCTGGTGAAAAA ctcctgcagctgcagtctCGCTTTGGCACCGATGAAAGGTTCCGCATGGATGCTCGATTCCTTGAGAGTGACAGTGAGGAAGAAG cACAGACAAACAGCCTGAAGACAGATGAAGAAGAGGAGCTTGCTGcggagaaaaagaaaaatctgcaaataCTGGGAAGCCTCCTGAATATCAACATGGAGCAGCCCAAGCCAAATAAAACAGCTACAAGTGTGAAGAAATTCAA AGATATTAATGCCCTCCGTTATGATCCAACAAGAGAGGACCATGCAGtttttgaaaggaaacaaagtgcTACAGAAAAGGAGAG TAAAgccaaaaggaagaagaaagaagagaatgaGACACTGCCTCAAGTGTCTGAAGAAATCTATTATGATATTGCTGCTGATTTGAAAGACTTGTTTGGATCTTTAAagaacaaaccagaaaagaCTGTGGAAATACCCTGGGACAAAGAGGACGTGCAGGACTCTGCCCCAGATGACCATTTGGGACCTTTGCCTGAGAACAACACAGCTCAGGAGCCGAGTGCTTTCAAGTTTTCCTTCTTTGGAGACACAGAGGAGTTGGGCATCAAAGAAG AGCCGTACATACTTGGAACAATAAAGCCGGTAAAAGTCACATGGCAAGAGGATCCACGTTTCCAAGACAGCAGTTCTGAGGGTGATGATGAGCCTGAGATGTCAGAAATTGAAAAGGACCGAGAAAT GTTTCTTTCTTTACCACGCTCAGAGAGTGCTAgagttttcttcttctccaaaGATGATGAACGCCTAAGAG AGGGCCCAAAGTTATTTTGTAGatcagcagagctcagtgaagagaaagagagttGGGAAGACAGACGTAGATTATTGCTTGAG GAATGCAGGAAGAAGCACAAGGATGCCAAAAGAAAAGTGAGAGCAAAacaataa